The Arvicola amphibius chromosome 4, mArvAmp1.2, whole genome shotgun sequence genome includes the window cacctttaatcccagcgatcaggaggcagaggctggctctgtgtgcttgaggccagcctagaccacCACAGCTACGTggagaaaacctgtctctaaccccccccccccacacacacacacagtcagcctAGACCACCACAGCTacgtggagaaaccctgtctctactcccccccacacacacacacacaatccacatTAACATCATCCCTCGGTGCTATTCAGAAAGCAGGAAAGGTACCGGACTCTAAACTGAAGAGAAGCAAGGTTGCTGAGGCTGAGCAAGGGACTAGGAAGATGGGAAGCAACAAATAAGCTGAGCTAACCTAGAGGAGGtggtttttaagaaagagaatagCTGTTAAAAGTCAGTATCTAGCTGCCTTATTTTACCATTGAAGATACAAACTAGTATGCTCAAGCTTACCCATGTCCCCGTCAAAGGGCTAGGAGCTGGAATCTGGAGCCTAGGCACAAAGTTCCTTTCCTACACGCAAATGCTTCTGGGGGCAGTGAGACCACCGTGTATGTGTAGAGCCCTTCACAGTCTACAGACCACCATACCCTTCATCCCCATATAACTTTGTTCCTCCTGTCCCCAGATGGCCTAGTGGTCGATTGGGTCAATATTATTTCCCCTATTTTCCCAAGGAAAAACTTGGGCTGTGATGTACACTTACCCACCCAGGGTACATGGCTGCATGCACACGCAGCGTGTCTTGATTGCCAGTCTAGGTCTTTCCATGATTGACTACTATACTCCTCTTTGGGGACCATTCCCCCCcttctctcgtgtgtgtgtgtgtgtgtgtgtgtgtgtgtgttgtgtgtgtgtgtgtggtgtgtgtgtgtgtgtgtgtgtgtgtgtgtggtgtgtgtgtgtgtgtgtgtgtgtgtgtgtgtggtgttaggcTAGATGTCAACCTAGAGTGTCATTTCTCAGGAAGTGTTCACCTTgtcttttttagagacagggtctctccctgaacctggaactaACTTACTAATTAAGCTAGGCTGGTTGGCTAGCGAGCCTCAAaaatctgtctctacctctctatGATGGGATTACAAATGCCAAATGACCAGCTTTTAAATGTATCTTCTAGGGACCCAACTCGGGTCTTCACTCTTGCATGGCAAGTAATTCTCATGGGCTTacctgtcttcccagtgctgtcaCATCTGCTATCTTGAGGAAGATAAGAAAAAACATAGGGTCCTAGAGCACAAAGTTCTCTGGAATCCCAAGGTGTGAAAACTAGTGTCCATTGTGATGTCAATGTCAAAGAGTCCAGTGATCAATAGTGCATCGGAAAGGCTTCTAAACAACTGACAATCAAGACAGGTTGATTGTCTATTGCATTAGACTATAAGATGCTTGAGGACACAGACAGGTCTCAACTATCTCTGAAGCTCAGCACCTACCTGGACCTTGCATACCTGCATCCCCAGTGCACGTGAGTAGACAGGAATGGATAGCCATGTATCTCCAGTGCTGCATGTGAGTGGACAGGAATGGACAGCCTTGCATCCCCAGTGCACGTGAGTAGATAGGAATGGACAGCCTTGCATCCCCAGAGCATGTGAGTGGACAGGAATGGACAGCCTTACATCCCCAGTGCATGTGAGTGGACAGGAATGACAGACAGCCTTGCATCTCCAGTGCATGTGAGTGGACAGGAATGGACAGCCTTGCATCCCTAGTGCATGTGAGTAGACAGGAATGGACAGCCTTGCATCCCCAGTGCATGGGAGTGGACAGGAATGGACAGCTCTGGACCTTCTGGACCCACTTCTTCCAATTAGCCTCAGACACTCAAGAGTCACTCATGCCAGGAATTTACTCCAAGTGTGTGACAGAGGTGTTCTTTGGTTTCACCTCTTAGGACCAGGTCTTCAATTCTGCAGTAAGGGTACCAAGGCTGCAAGCTCTTGGAATAACACCTGAGCTGGCCTTGTCCCTTCCTGGTTTTATAAACACGCTCTGTGTCCTACAGAGCTGGCCTTACCCCAAACTCACTTCTTAGTGTTTTAACTATTCTCAGACCAACAAAGCAATGTCCATTTCAAGTAATGTTTCTGGAATATCTCAAGATTCAGTCATTTGCCAAACggtgggtggtggcgcacgcctttaatctcagcactagggaggcagaggtaggtggatccctttgagttcgaggccagcctggactacagagcaagttccaggacaggctccaaagctacacagagaaaccctgtctcaaaaaagcaaaaacaaaaagattcagTCATATACAGTCTCCTCTTTCTCTCAGATCATATCTCACATACTCCTGAATCCCTTCCTGCCCCTTATATCTCTCTCTCTTGTATCCATCCCTGGTGCACCTGTCCCTCTCCAAATCCTATGTCTCACCTAGATTCCTAAAAGAGCATCCAACAGATCCACCAATCCTTCCCAatctttattttctcctcctttcttctgctcCAAGGTCTCCTAATGTTCTTTCCTTGGCCTCATTAGCTGCTATATCTGTCCACGGTCTGGGTGTTCCCCACCCCTGGAGTGGTTCACCATTCCCAGATTCTTCCCTGCCCTTCTGGTTTCTCCTTCATAAGCAAGAGTAGAGCGGAGGTTGGAGATTCCGGTGGGAAACACACATCAACAGAGTTTGGGCAACTGTGAAGCATCTGACACAGGTTGTATCAACCAGTCATCTAGGTCAGAGCCCAATGCGATGCTCAGACAACCTCACCATTGTGAGGAGACTTCAAAGAACATGTTTCTGGaagtaggtaaaaaaaaaaaaaacaactggaagAGGAAGGTTCCAGAGCACTACCCATGATCCAAGCAAAGAACCTCATCTACCCTCTACTATACACCTTgagtttttatataaaatttggcCTGAGATGTGTGGTCATGTGATTGCCAAAGCTATCCTCCCTAATTGTGTCATCTGGAATTATCTGGAGTCTCATAATTTCCAACACCGGTTGTGAGGTTTGGTTCATAAAGTCAAAGAAATGTGTTGCCTAGGATAAAGTGGATACTTATGGAAGGTCAGTTCCCTAATGTTACCCTCCAGTTCTGACTACAACTCCCACAATTCCAGTGGGAGTTACTTACCAGTAGCCCAGACCCTGGGGCTCTTGAACTATCTTCATGACACAGATGACAGAATCCTTGAGATCTTGGTTTAACAAATCTGGGATGAGAGGGGAGAAGCACAATGAGGGGGCAGAGAAtggggtgctctctctctctctctctctctctcacacacacacacacacacacacacacacacacacacaccacttctgcATCTCTGGAAACACCACTCCCCTGTCTCTGAAGATGTCACCCTACCCTTCTCTCCCACAATCTTCCCTCTATCCCTGTAGCTCTAAGACCATCTCTCAGCCTAGACCCCAAATTGGATTCATAGCAGGCCTTCCATCCCCACTTGACCCTTATCCATCTCCTGGGGGATCTCTacccagagacaaagacagggaaagaaaactAAACTACGAAAAAGAGGCTAGCACACCAGTGCAGTATAGCTGGCAAAAGTTGGGGCCATTCGGGGTGAGAGTCTTGCACCACTTCCGGCTGTTGATCTGGAAAATGCCATTGTTGGTGCTTCCGTCAGCTTCATGGTCCACAGCAGCTGTATTGAAGCCACTTGTGTAGTAAGCGAGGCAGACCCCTACAAGGGACAGACACAGCTCTGAGGTCAGGTTCTTGGGCCACCACAGACAAAGGGTTCACAGATAAATTCCTAGACACTGGCTCCCtcgacgccatggagccagcaacAGGTCTCCTCCCATCTACTTTGCAGATGGATCAGTCTAGAAGTCAAAATGACTGCcccaaaattatatacaattatcTCAAAGCAAGGGTCAGGACTGTCAATCTTCCTACTCTCTCACTGTGCGGTATATAGAAAAGTTGGCTGCATTTGTTGAATGGATTTAGAAGAGCTAAACATTTAGAAGCAAGATTAGGAAGACACAAGCAAGCTCTACAAAGGGGGGCAGGACCAGAGACAAGATGAATCTAGATGTGACTGGGCTTTACAGTCTCCTGAAAGTGCCTCTAGTCGGCAATATTATTGGTTTGCTCAATTCACCATCTAAGTTTCAGCAGGTGTATTTGTTCCTCATGATCAAGATGAAGTGTAACCTACAAAGCTGCTGGTTCCTTTGACTTCCTGGCTAGCAGCAGGGATGGTTCTAATCTGCTTGCCTGCTGCTTGCCTTGGATGAAGTTAACTCAGAAAGTGGGTGCTGTCCACCTCATTAGCTTCTGGTTTTACCAAGAAAGATTAAACTCAGAATGCCTCCTCCAAGGCCTTTAAATGAGtaggaggaaagacagacaagggAATGAGCGGAGGGAGAAGGGGGTCTCACAATCAGCCAGGTTATATCCGCGATAGCCATCCAGCCCGAAGTTATGCAGCTCTTTGGCCAGCTCACAACGACTGAAGACCTTGgccttgctagaggcaagcaggcAGCTGAGCAGATAGACCAGGGCCAGCCAAGTGATCCCAGGCGGACACATCTGTCTTCTGGGAGCCCGGCTCCTAGTTTCCATGCAGTGGAAGGTAGAGGGGGGCTGAACTGTGGGATGGCAGACAGTTCACCAGCCAAGGGTCCAGACAGCTGCcccttggaagaagaaaagaagggtagGGTTTGAGTGCGCattgggaaaggagagaaaaggcagatgaAAGACAAGGCTCCATCCCGATGGGACACCAGACATGCTCCTGAAGCCTTGGACAAGGTTCCTGAAGCCCCACTCTAGGGATCTCCCTCCCAGCCCATCCCAGAATCAGGTCCCTCAGGTCACATCACGGAGCCCTCTCAGGTGGAAGGCACTCCTCCCACACACAGATCCCGAGCAGCGCTGAAGTCTCCCTCTTGACCATCCATCCCTTCTATATCCTCACCTTGCAAACGCTCCCTGAGACTTACCCATCCCAAGTGCTCAACTCTCTTCACTTGGCTCTGTGGGCAGATTCCCATGTGATGGGGACATCGGCCACTGCTGGTCCTCAGACCCAATGGCCTTCAATGCCACTGTCTTTGCCACTCTGTGACCTTGCTACTCCTCATCTAATCAGTTCTTACTTCCCCACGTCTGCAGCCTTCTGCTCAACTCTCCCCCTGACCGCACCCGCAAACACATCGACCCCCATCTCCCACGAACTCTGCCCACAGTCAAAACATACTTACACAATCTCCAAAATAGGTGTGCTTTGTGTGTTATTAAGGTGGAAtgggatgggggctggagagatggcgcagcagttaagagcatgcaatgctcttaTAGAGggcctgaatttggttcccagcatccatagcaAGAAATTCACAGTCACTGTAACCCCAACCCCGGAATATCTGATGCCCTTCttaggcctccacaggcaccagaatTCAcggacacatagacacacacacacacacacacacaatttaaaatgtttaaattgttttaaaaagaaaatggaataggAAATATTAGAGGTGGAAGAAGCATCTAACCTGGGATGGGGCaacagggagatgggagagatggggaggagcaACCCAAACTAAGTGTGTATAAAAATGCCACAAGGGAACCTACTGCTTTGTATGCTTACTCTGCTcactgaaaaattaaaagcataaggtattcttttttttcccaacctCCCACCCTACGTGTGAAGGACGATGAAGTGTTTACGGGCATAGTTTCACACGTGAGTTCGAAGTCCACCTCTGCTCCTTTCTATGTCTTAAGCTTAGGATACTCTCCaagcttctttttcttcatttataagaTGGGGTAAATTAATAGTACTTGCCTCAGAAGATGGCTGaaagaataagagagaaaaatgagtgTAAAGATACTGGCTCTTGGCATTAAGAACAGCCTTGCCGTTGTTTCCGTTGTGAACTAGCATCTATGCGGATGCTTGTCTTTGATCATCTTTCTCTTTGTTCCATCAAAAGGGCTTCAAACCCCTCATTACTGCCCTCAAGCATCCCACTTCTCAGCTCCCAGATGACCTCACTCCTTACGACACCAAGAAAAGCaggattattttccttcttcctgcctcagtcccatCACACCTTCAAACTCATTAGGAACTCCCACCCTGTCACCAGTCCTTGGGAGTAAGGACAAGGTCAATGTGGAAGACGGTACTCATGGTACCATCTTGCTTTATTCCtggtttccttcctccttctcaggaCATGACCTTCATGCCTGGAACAACTTGCCCTCAAAGATAAGAAGAGGCCATCACTAGGTCATTATTAAAACATCAGGTTGCCTGGATCGGGCTCTGGGGAAATGGTGATTTCTGATGTAACCCCAATCTTCATGAATATTCCCtgcctcccagaattctcataaGGGGCATCTGGAGATGTTGGCCTGTCTCCCCTCTGGGCCACTGGCTCTCCATGTGACAGGGTCCAGTAGCACATCCCCCACGTCCCTCTTTGCTCTGAGCGCAGTTCTTTCCTTCGCAGCCACGCTCTGTCAGGCATGCCTTCTCTCCCAGTACCCACGACACTCATCTCTGTCTGCTCTTTCTCATGATGCCCAGTGCAGATGCCCCGGGTTAGGGCCCCAGTTCTAAATGTCTCCACTTGTTTCTCATCCTTGTCTGTACTGGTCTCTCTTTTCTGCTCTTCTCATCCAAATTTCTGAGAGAAAAATTACCACTGTCTCCCTGTCCCTTcgttttgtcttcttttccttttgtttttctttttctctttcctagtaTTAGAGATCAGATCCAAGGTCTTTAGCACGCCATGGAAGTACCCCGCCACTGTCCTATATCACCAGTCCCTTGGTCCCCCtgtccattttcttttgaaacaaaatCTTGCCAATTGCCCAGGCTGACTTTCAACTCGCAATCTTCCAGCCTTGGCCTCGTGAGTTGttggggattacaggtatataccgccacacctctctcctccctgtttGCTAATCTGGAGTCATAGCTTCCCTTCCCCGCCCACAGAACGCCTCTGCTGGCTAGCCTCACAGGCGCCCTCGAGGACATTCCACCTGCCAGCCACTTCCCTGTTGAAATCAGAGTTTTGCTGGTTCCTCTGACGTTCCCTTCATCCAGGCTTCCTCCTCCCACAGTGGCTTTCTTCTTCTCCACTGCATAACCCATATCTGCTCATGTCTTAGGTGCTGAGATGTTTTTCAGCTGTTTCTATCTTGAACCCTTCTCTCTTCCACATCAGGAAGGCCTAGGACACCCCTGGTGTGACATCAACCACAGGGCCTTCTACTGCACCTTTTCTAAGAACTGAGAAGGAGCTGACCCCTGGACACCTTTTGTTAATACTCCACAGTCTTCTCAAACTAAACTCACCGAAGAGAAATAATGTTGCCACCAAATTCTGCCCTTCTTCGTTTTGTTCTGCTCCACCACAGAGCACCTGATTCCCCAAATATCCTAGAAACATGGATGTTGTCCTTTACTTTTCCAACCTATGCCCTTTATCTACCCAGAGCCAATCAATCAATGCCAACACCCTATTGATCCTTCCTTCCAAAGTCACAATCTTCCCTTAAGTGCAAACCACCACCCTGTCTTCCCCCGTGGCTTTCTTATGCTCGTGACAGACCTCTTCCAGACCTCCTACACCCATGACATTAGCCAGAATGGACCGACATGCAAAGCCTGGTCATGCAGCGCTCTTAAGCAGCTCCCCcgtcactgctcccaacatggtCCAGAGGCCCCTCCATGGCGCAGTAAAGCTGGCTCATCCCTCACTCGCGACCTTTCATTCTGGTGATACCACATGGTTCACTCTTTGGGTGGATATCTCTTTGCCTCTGCACAGATAGCTCCTCTCAACGCTTCAAAGATGAGTCACAACCAAAGTGAATCCCCAGTCAGGCTTTCCTGTCGGGCACCATCTCCCTAGACAAGCAGAGTAACTTTATCTCCACACGGGATTGTAATAGATGTCAGCTGCCGTCCCCAAGGGGAACTTCCACAGAACAACGGCCTGGTCCTATTTATCTTCATATCCTGAGAGGCAAACTGAGTTGCTGGTGTGAAGTGGCTGTTCAATGGATACTTCTTAAACTCAAGTACACCGAGGTCATGATCACAGAGAGAGTGTGAGCCCTTCTCAAAGTATGGGGAGGGAGATAATTATTACCTTTGCTGAGTCCTTCAACTCTGCAGGACCAGGTGTTTTGTGGGTGTTTTCTAACTTAATCTCATCTAATCCTCTTAACCATTCAAAGAGCTGGGATTAATATCCTCAATgtatagatgaggaaaccaagtTCACTGCTACCCAGGGAGTGTTTTTTGATTTCATAGTATTT containing:
- the Spaca3 gene encoding sperm acrosome membrane-associated protein 3, translating into METRSRAPRRQMCPPGITWLALVYLLSCLLASSKAKVFSRCELAKELHNFGLDGYRGYNLADWVCLAYYTSGFNTAAVDHEADGSTNNGIFQINSRKWCKTLTPNGPNFCQLYCTDLLNQDLKDSVICVMKIVQEPQGLGYWEAWRHHCQGKDLSDWVDGCDF